The proteins below come from a single Crossiella sp. CA-258035 genomic window:
- a CDS encoding bile acid:sodium symporter: MERHQVAIYLGALAAGAAAGWAVPAVGPGLEWAINPVLGALLFVTFLQVPVAELGRSLRDGRFLAAALVVNFVVVPLVVAGMFAFLPGERALRLGVLLVLLTPCVDYVIVFSGLAEGSSRRLLAATPVLLLAQLVLLPGLLWLFLGSELGQVVRAGPFLEAFLVLIVIPLALAWLTQGWAARRAAGRAVVAALGTAMVPLMAATLAIVVASQVPRLGAGLAQVAGVVPFYVVFLVVMAFAGLGVARLFRLDVAAGRAIVFTGATRNSLVVLPLALALPDSLALAAVVVVAQTLVEVVGMVVYVRVVPRLLPAR; this comes from the coding sequence ATGGAACGCCACCAGGTCGCCATCTACCTGGGCGCACTGGCGGCCGGGGCCGCGGCAGGCTGGGCCGTCCCGGCCGTGGGGCCGGGGCTGGAGTGGGCCATCAACCCGGTGCTGGGTGCCCTGCTGTTCGTGACCTTCCTGCAGGTGCCCGTGGCGGAGCTGGGGCGTTCGCTGCGGGACGGGCGGTTCCTGGCCGCGGCGCTGGTGGTCAACTTCGTGGTGGTGCCGCTGGTGGTTGCCGGGATGTTCGCCTTCCTGCCCGGTGAGCGGGCGTTGCGGCTGGGGGTGTTGCTGGTGCTGCTGACCCCGTGCGTGGACTACGTGATCGTCTTCAGCGGACTGGCCGAGGGCAGCAGCCGACGGCTGCTCGCGGCCACGCCGGTGCTGCTGCTCGCGCAGCTGGTGCTGCTGCCGGGGTTGTTGTGGCTGTTCCTGGGGTCGGAGCTGGGCCAGGTGGTGCGGGCCGGGCCGTTCCTGGAGGCGTTCCTGGTGTTGATCGTCATCCCGCTGGCGCTGGCCTGGCTCACCCAGGGCTGGGCGGCTCGGCGCGCGGCCGGGCGGGCGGTCGTCGCGGCGCTGGGCACGGCCATGGTGCCGCTGATGGCGGCGACGCTGGCGATCGTGGTGGCCTCGCAGGTGCCCAGGCTCGGCGCGGGGCTCGCCCAGGTGGCGGGGGTGGTGCCGTTCTACGTGGTGTTCCTGGTGGTGATGGCCTTCGCCGGACTCGGCGTGGCGCGGTTGTTCCGGCTGGATGTCGCGGCTGGGCGGGCGATCGTGTTCACCGGGGCCACCCGCAACTCCCTGGTCGTGCTGCCGCTGGCGCTGGCCCTGCCCGACTCGCTGGCGCTGGCGGCGGTGGTCGTGGTCGCGCAGACCCTGGTCGAGGTGGTCGGCATGGTGGTCTACGTGCGGGTGGTGCCCCGGCTGCTGCCGGCGCGGTGA
- a CDS encoding epoxide hydrolase family protein, producing MTEIAPFRIDIPQSQLDDLHVRLDLTRWPEELPGAGWDYGVPLGYLRELAEHWRHGYDWRAHEQRLNSYPQFTTEIDGHRLHFLHIRSLEPDAVPLIMTHGWPGSIAEFLDVIGPLTDPRGHGAPEGSPAFHLVLPSIPGYGFSGPTTETGWNVARVANAFAELMRRLGYDRYFAQGGDWGSAISLALGAADPGHVHAVHLNMLITLPDPEVELTEDERARLATLGRYQDELSGYMKIQSTRPQTLSYGLTDSPVGQLAWIAEKFKEWTDSESAPEDAVDRDHLLTNVMLYWLTGTAGSSARLYYESARAWGSQPALSCPLGVAVFPHDLTQPVRRLAEKQQPTLSHWSEMPRGGHFAAMEEPELFVADVRKFFRDQLPM from the coding sequence ATGACCGAGATCGCCCCCTTCCGCATCGACATCCCCCAGTCCCAGTTGGACGACCTGCACGTGCGGCTGGACCTGACCCGCTGGCCGGAGGAGCTGCCCGGTGCGGGCTGGGACTACGGGGTCCCGCTCGGCTACCTGCGCGAGCTGGCCGAACACTGGCGGCACGGCTACGACTGGCGCGCCCACGAGCAGCGCCTCAACAGCTATCCGCAGTTCACCACCGAGATCGACGGCCACCGGCTGCACTTCCTGCACATCCGCTCCCTGGAGCCGGATGCGGTGCCGCTGATCATGACCCACGGCTGGCCCGGCTCGATCGCGGAGTTCCTGGACGTGATCGGCCCGCTGACCGACCCGCGCGGCCACGGCGCCCCCGAGGGCAGCCCCGCCTTCCACCTGGTGCTGCCCTCCATCCCCGGCTACGGCTTCTCCGGCCCCACCACCGAGACCGGCTGGAACGTGGCCAGGGTGGCCAATGCCTTCGCCGAGCTGATGCGGCGGCTGGGCTACGACCGCTACTTCGCCCAGGGCGGGGACTGGGGCTCGGCGATCAGCCTGGCGCTGGGCGCGGCCGACCCCGGGCACGTGCACGCGGTGCACCTGAACATGCTGATCACCCTGCCCGACCCCGAGGTCGAGCTGACCGAGGACGAGCGGGCCAGGCTGGCCACCCTCGGCCGCTACCAGGACGAGCTGTCGGGCTACATGAAGATCCAGTCCACCCGGCCGCAGACCCTGTCCTACGGGCTCACCGACTCCCCGGTGGGGCAGCTGGCCTGGATCGCGGAGAAGTTCAAGGAGTGGACCGACTCCGAGTCCGCGCCCGAGGACGCGGTGGACCGCGACCACCTGCTGACCAACGTGATGCTGTACTGGCTCACCGGCACCGCCGGCTCCTCCGCGCGGCTGTACTACGAGTCCGCCCGCGCCTGGGGCAGCCAGCCCGCGCTGAGCTGCCCGCTGGGTGTGGCGGTCTTCCCGCACGACCTCACCCAGCCGGTGCGGCGGCTGGCCGAGAAGCAGCAGCCGACGCTGTCGCACTGGAGCGAGATGCCCCGCGGCGGGCACTTCGCGGCCATGGAGGAGCCGGAGCTGTTCGTGGCGGATGTGCGGAAGTTCTTCCGCGACCAGCTGCCGATGTGA
- a CDS encoding HhH-GPD-type base excision DNA repair protein yields the protein MTRTLCLAQDPAADALLTESHLALLFGMLLDQQIPMEKAFKGPRVLADRLGELDVRRIAELDPEEFTSVMATPPAVHRFPGSMGKRLQELARYLVEHYDGQVERLWTEGEPDGKEVLKRLKALPGFGDQKARIFLALLGKQRGITPKGWRAAAGAYGEDGARRSVADVVDTATLTEVREFKKAAKAAAKA from the coding sequence ATGACTCGCACGCTGTGCCTGGCCCAGGACCCGGCCGCGGACGCCCTGCTGACCGAGAGCCACCTGGCGCTGCTGTTCGGCATGCTGCTGGACCAGCAGATCCCGATGGAGAAGGCGTTCAAGGGCCCCAGGGTGCTCGCCGACCGGCTGGGCGAGCTGGACGTGCGGCGCATCGCCGAGCTGGACCCCGAGGAGTTCACCTCGGTGATGGCCACCCCGCCCGCGGTGCACCGCTTCCCCGGCTCGATGGGCAAGCGCCTCCAGGAGCTGGCGCGATACCTGGTGGAGCACTACGACGGCCAGGTCGAGCGGCTGTGGACCGAGGGCGAGCCGGACGGCAAGGAGGTCCTCAAGCGGCTCAAGGCGCTGCCCGGCTTCGGCGACCAGAAGGCCCGGATCTTCCTGGCCCTGCTCGGCAAGCAGCGCGGCATCACCCCGAAGGGCTGGCGCGCGGCCGCGGGCGCCTACGGCGAGGACGGCGCCCGGCGCAGCGTGGCCGACGTGGTGGACACCGCCACCCTGACCGAGGTCCGCGAGTTCAAGAAGGCGGCCAAAGCGGCGGCCAAGGCGTAA
- a CDS encoding VOC family protein translates to MPPLGVFQCVVLDCPAPRRLAAFYQELLGGEVNRPDRRWAVNADWSTLHLPDGQVLCFQRQPRHQPPVWGDPARPQQAHLDIDVADLAAAHERVLELGATLLDGMLGRGWQVYADPAGHPFCLLGH, encoded by the coding sequence GTGCCTCCCTTGGGTGTGTTCCAGTGCGTCGTCCTGGACTGTCCGGCCCCGCGCCGACTGGCCGCCTTCTACCAGGAACTGCTCGGCGGCGAGGTCAACCGGCCGGACCGGCGGTGGGCGGTCAACGCCGACTGGTCCACCCTGCACCTGCCCGACGGCCAGGTGCTCTGCTTCCAGCGCCAGCCCCGGCACCAGCCGCCGGTGTGGGGCGATCCGGCGCGGCCGCAGCAGGCGCACCTGGACATCGACGTGGCCGACCTGGCCGCCGCGCACGAGCGGGTCCTGGAGCTGGGGGCCACCCTGCTGGACGGCATGCTCGGGCGCGGCTGGCAGGTCTACGCCGATCCGGCTGGGCATCCGTTCTGCCTGCTGGGCCACTGA
- a CDS encoding TetR/AcrR family transcriptional regulator C-terminal domain-containing protein, which yields MALDRDTVVRTALAVLDEVGLDALTLRRIAASLDVQAPALYWHFKNKQELVDEMATRVLRSATEVPEAEWAGLDWRGVARRNGHGLRRALLTHRDGARMVAGTHLTDTSAYASMERTLAIFTAAGFSLSAAIIALTTVYHFTVGFVIEEQAVQPRPGERDPSYDFATRAARMDAGATPLAVAAGKELFSDFDRRYEAGLEVIVRGLAR from the coding sequence ATGGCTCTGGATCGCGACACTGTGGTGCGCACCGCACTGGCGGTGCTCGACGAGGTCGGCCTGGACGCGCTGACCCTGCGCCGGATCGCCGCCAGCCTCGACGTGCAGGCCCCGGCGCTGTACTGGCACTTCAAGAACAAGCAGGAGCTCGTCGACGAGATGGCCACCCGGGTGCTGCGCTCGGCCACCGAGGTCCCGGAGGCCGAGTGGGCCGGGCTGGACTGGCGCGGAGTGGCCCGGCGCAACGGCCACGGCCTGCGCCGCGCGCTGCTGACCCACCGCGACGGCGCGCGCATGGTGGCCGGCACCCACCTGACCGACACCAGCGCCTACGCCTCGATGGAGCGCACGCTGGCGATCTTCACCGCCGCCGGGTTCAGCCTCTCCGCCGCGATCATCGCGCTGACCACGGTCTACCACTTCACCGTCGGCTTCGTGATCGAGGAGCAGGCGGTGCAGCCGCGCCCCGGCGAGCGCGATCCGAGCTATGACTTCGCCACCCGCGCCGCCCGGATGGACGCCGGGGCGACCCCGCTGGCGGTGGCCGCGGGCAAGGAGCTGTTCAGCGACTTCGACCGCCGCTACGAGGCAGGCCTGGAAGTCATCGTGCGCGGCCTGGCCCGCTGA
- a CDS encoding FAD-dependent oxidoreductase: MLPVLIAGAGPTGLTLAIDLARRNIPFRLVDAATEPFAGSRGKGIQPRTQEVFEDLGVLARLLAHGGPYPQMRAYRGTEVLGDHRLFEPREATDAVPYPNGLMSPQWRTESLLRERLAELGGAVEFGTPLTGFTQDADGVNATVGGHTVRASYLVGADGGRSFVRKTLGVDFLGETIETQQMLVGDLRLTGLDRDFWHAWPGGSGPLALCPLAGTDTFQLIAPPPDGVELPTLAGLQELVTAATGRADLRLTELIWLSRYRANVRMVDRYRVGRVFLAGDAAHVHSPAGGQGLNTGVQDAYNLGWKLAAVLSGEPDELLETYQAERLPVAADVLGLSSRLVERDAAEGIRRGKETDQLDISYRGGPLAPAGWQSATGLAAGDRAPDARLADGRRLFELFRGPHWTRLEFGTTSATPELTSQNVRTVVITEESVRASYGVPEGAVALVRPDGYLGAIEVSARAAHTVG; this comes from the coding sequence GTGCTGCCCGTCCTCATCGCAGGCGCCGGACCCACCGGCCTCACCCTGGCCATCGACCTGGCCCGCAGGAACATCCCGTTCCGCCTGGTCGACGCCGCCACCGAACCCTTCGCCGGATCTCGCGGCAAGGGCATCCAGCCCCGCACCCAGGAGGTCTTCGAGGACCTTGGCGTGCTGGCACGCCTCCTGGCCCACGGCGGCCCGTATCCGCAGATGCGTGCCTATCGCGGCACCGAGGTGCTCGGGGACCACCGGCTGTTCGAACCTCGCGAAGCCACCGACGCGGTGCCGTACCCGAACGGCCTGATGAGCCCGCAGTGGCGCACCGAGTCGCTGTTGCGCGAGCGCCTGGCCGAACTGGGCGGCGCGGTGGAGTTCGGCACGCCGCTGACCGGCTTCACCCAGGACGCCGACGGGGTGAACGCGACCGTGGGCGGGCACACCGTGCGCGCCTCCTACCTGGTGGGCGCGGACGGCGGCCGCAGCTTCGTGCGCAAGACCCTGGGCGTGGACTTCCTCGGCGAGACCATCGAGACCCAGCAGATGCTCGTCGGCGACCTCCGGCTCACCGGCCTGGACCGCGACTTCTGGCACGCCTGGCCCGGTGGGTCCGGGCCGCTCGCGCTGTGCCCGCTGGCCGGGACCGACACCTTCCAGCTCATCGCCCCGCCCCCGGACGGCGTCGAGCTGCCCACGCTGGCCGGGTTGCAGGAGCTGGTCACCGCCGCGACCGGGCGGGCGGACCTGCGGCTGACCGAGCTGATCTGGCTCTCCCGGTACCGGGCCAACGTGCGGATGGTGGACCGCTACCGGGTCGGCCGGGTGTTCCTGGCCGGGGACGCCGCACACGTGCACTCCCCCGCCGGTGGTCAGGGACTCAACACCGGCGTGCAGGACGCCTACAACCTCGGCTGGAAACTGGCCGCGGTGCTCTCCGGAGAGCCGGATGAGCTGCTGGAGACCTACCAGGCCGAGCGGCTGCCGGTGGCCGCGGACGTGCTGGGGCTGAGCTCACGGCTGGTCGAACGGGACGCCGCCGAGGGCATCCGGCGCGGCAAGGAGACCGACCAGCTCGACATCAGCTACCGCGGCGGGCCACTGGCACCGGCGGGCTGGCAGAGCGCGACCGGGCTGGCCGCCGGGGACCGCGCGCCCGATGCCCGGCTGGCGGACGGGCGGCGGTTGTTCGAGCTGTTCCGCGGGCCGCACTGGACCCGGCTGGAGTTCGGAACCACCTCGGCCACTCCTGAGCTGACCAGCCAGAACGTGCGCACCGTGGTGATCACCGAGGAGTCGGTGCGGGCGAGCTACGGCGTGCCGGAGGGCGCGGTGGCGCTGGTGCGGCCGGACGGCTACCTCGGTGCGATCGAGGTGTCCGCGCGCGCCGCTCACACTGTGGGCTGA
- a CDS encoding VOC family protein has translation MTPPSIYPTLRYTDADAAVTQLTTVFGFTEKSVSRSPAGMIEHAELTWGNGLIMLSQRSAEPSPFDTGRSVLYLVVADPDAHHDRAVAAGAQVIMPLTDQPYGSREYAATDLEGNVWCFGTYQPTV, from the coding sequence ATGACCCCACCCAGCATCTACCCGACCCTGCGCTACACCGACGCCGACGCCGCGGTCACCCAGCTGACCACGGTGTTCGGCTTCACCGAGAAGTCGGTCTCCCGGTCCCCGGCGGGCATGATCGAGCACGCCGAGCTGACCTGGGGCAACGGGCTGATCATGCTCAGCCAGCGCAGTGCTGAGCCCAGCCCGTTCGACACCGGCCGCAGCGTGCTCTACCTCGTGGTGGCCGACCCGGACGCCCACCACGACCGGGCAGTGGCCGCCGGGGCGCAGGTGATCATGCCGCTGACCGACCAGCCGTACGGGTCCAGGGAGTACGCGGCCACCGACCTCGAGGGCAACGTGTGGTGCTTCGGCACCTATCAGCCCACAGTGTGA